The window GACCTCAAGGCCTTCGTGAAGGACAAGATCGCCCCGTACAAGTATCCGCGGTGGATCGAGTTCGTGAGCGAGCTGCCGAAGACCGCCACGGGCAAGATCCAGCGCTTCAAGCTCCGCACGTGACCGCGTTCTACGACGAGCGCCTCGAGACCCTGCCCTCCGAGGGGCTGCGGGGCCATCAGTGGGCGCGAGTCGAGCGCCTGGCGCGCGAGGTCTACCCATCGAATCCGTTCATCGCCCGCAAGTGGCGGGAGGCGGGCATCCGGGCGGCGGAGGACCTGCGCAGCTGGGAGGACTGGGCGCGGCTGCCCTTCACGCGGAAGCCCGAGCTGGTCGAGGACCAGGCGGCCCGGCCGCCATTCGGCAGCAACCTCACCTACCCCCTGGAGCGCTACGTGCGCGTGCATCAGACCTCCGGGACCACGGGCGCGCCGCTGCGCTGGCTCGATACCCAGGCGGCCTGGGACTGGTGGCTGCGCTGCTGGGGCTTCGTGCTGCGGGGCGCGGCACTCGGTCCCGGGGACCGCATCTTCTTCCCGTTCTCCTTCGGGCTCTTCGTCGGTTTCTGGGCGGGCTTCGAGGGGGCCCGGGCGCTGGGCGCCATGGCTATCCCCGGCGGCGGGCAGGACTCGGCCCAGCGCCTCGCAGCCATCGAGGCGCTCGGGGCGACGGCCGTGTGCTGCACGCCCTCCTATGCGCTGCACCTCGCCCAGGTGGCACGCGAGCGCGGCGTGGACCTCAGGCGGCTCGGCGTGAGGACGGCGGTGTATGCGGGGGAGCCGGGCGCGGGCATCCCAGCGGTGCGCGCGCGGCTCGAGGAAGAATGGGGGGCCCGGGCCCATGACCATGCCGGCATGACGGAGATGGGCGCTCACGGATTCGAGTGCGAGGCCCAGGCGGGACTGCACATCAACGAGTCGGAGTTCATCGCCGAGATCATCGATCCTGCCACGGGAGCGCCGGCGCGCGAGGGGGAGCTGGTGCTCTCGAACCTCGGGCGGCCCTGCTCCCCGCTGCTCCGCTACCGCACGGGGGACCGGGTGCGCGCCGCGACGAGCCCGTGCGGATGCGGGAGGACCTTCCTCCGGCTGGAGGGTGGGATCCTCGGGCGCGTGGACGACATGCTGGTGATCCGGGGCGTCAACGTCTTCCCCTCCGCCCTCGAGGGGATCATCCGCCGCTTCCCCGCCGTGGTCGAGTTCATGATCGAAGTGTACCGGCGCGACGAGATGGACGAGGTGCGCCTGCTGCTGGAGATCGCGGAGAGCCAGCCGCGGCAGGTGGCCGCCGCCGTCCAGGAGGCGCTCCGCGTGGATCTCGGCATCAGGATCGAGACGGTGCCCGCGCCCCCGCAGAGCCTGCCGCGCTACGAGCTGAAGGCCAGGCGCCTGGTCCGCCGCGCGGGGGGTCAGGTCTTGCATTCCGACATGGTTCCGGGACCGCCACGCTCCGAGGGCACCGCAACGGCGTCGGCGCCGTGACGGCGTGTCGGATTTCAAGACCTGACCCCCGGAGCTGGGCGGTGGTGTGGCTCGGCGCGGTGGCGGCCGGCATCGCCGCGCTCGCTCTCGCGCTCGCCCTGACGCGGGGCCATGAGCGGCGCCTGAAGGCGCTCGACGGCGAGGCGACACGGCTCGTCGCTGAGCTCGAAGGCCAGCGCGCGCTCGTCGGCATGCTGGAGGATCCATCCGCGCGGGGTATCGCCCTCACGGGCGCCGGCCCGGCTCCCGGGGCCCGCGGGCGCGTGCTGTGGCACGCGCCGGCTGGCGGCTTGCTGCTCGTGGGCGGCCTGCCTTCCCCGCCGCCTGGCGCGGTGTATCAGCTGTGGCTGCTCGCCCGGACGAGCCAGCCGGTGTCGGCCGGTCTCGTCACCGTGGACGCACGTGGCGTCGGCAGCCTGAGGTTGTCCCCCCTCCCGACGGCGCCAGCGGTGGAGAGCTTCGTCGTCACGCTGGAGGCGGCCGGCGGGGCGGCAGCGCCGTCGGGTCCCGTGCACCTCGTGACGAGCCGCTGATCGCGGGCGCTGCCCGCCGGACGGGCCGCTCGTCCGGCGGGGCCGAGCGTGGCGCTCCTCGATCGGCTCGAGGGTGATGTGCCGGCCGCGGGGCTAGAGGCCTCTCAGTCTTGCGGCGTGGAGCACCGCGATGACCGTCATGGAGTCCTTGATCTCGCCCCGCTGGACCATGGCGAGTACGTCGCGGAACGGGAAGGCCCGCCGCTCGATGAACTCCGTGCGGTCCGGCGGCCGCGCCGCGGGGCTCAGGGCCTCTGCGATATAGAGGTGGGCCACCTCGCGCAGGATGCTCTTGGAGGTGTGGAAGTCGCAGAGCTTGACGAGGCGGCCGGCCTCATAGCCTGCCTCCTCGCTGAGCTCGCGCTGGGCGGCCTCCTCCAGCGTCTCCGAGCCGTGCTGACCTCCTGTGGGCATCTCCCAGTAGAAATCGCGCGCCACGTAGCGGTACTGGCCCACGAGGAGCACGGTGTCCCGGTCCAGGAAGGGCAGGATGCCCACACACTCCGCGCACTGGACCACCCCGTAGATCGTGGTGCGCCCGTCGGGGAGCAGGGCGACGTCCTCGCGCACGGTGATCCAGCGGTTCTGGTACACCGGCCGCGTCGAGGCCGTTTGCCAGGGCACGCGGGACGGCGGGCGCGGCGGGTCGGAGGCGGGCGTTCCCGGGACACTCATGGCGACCGGTTCCTTGTACCACGTGGGCGCCACGGCGACCAGCCGTTGATTGTGTGGCGCCGGGGCGGCGGCTATACTTGGAAAGCTATCCCCACACCCTGACCAAGGAGAGTCCCATGCCCCTGCCGCCCCCGGTCGAGACTCTTTGGAACGAGCTGCAGGCCGTGCGCGCCGATGTCCTGAAGGAGGTGGAAGGGCTGTCGCAGGCGCAGGCCGACTGGCGTCCGGGCGATGCGGACTGGTCGGCCGGCGAGATCATCCATCACCTCATGCTGGCCGAGGTGGGCACCGGCAAGCTCACCTCCAAGCTCCTCAAGGGGGCGGGGGCCGGGGCGGCGCCCTGCCCGGGCGACCTGACGGCACTCCGGCCACTGCCCTCGCTGGTCACCGGCGCCACCGAGGCGCCGGCGGCCACGCGTCCCGAGCGCGGCCGTCCCATCGCGGAGCTCCTGGCCGACTTCAAGGCCGCGCGCGAGCGGAGCGGGCAGTCCATCGAGCGGATGGCGGCGGTGGACTTCCGCGGCCTGACCTGGACCCATGCCGCGTTCGGGGAGATGGACCTGTCGCAGTGGTGGCAGCTGCAGGCCTGGCACGACGCCGACCATCTCCAGCAGCTGCGGGC is drawn from Candidatus Rokuibacteriota bacterium and contains these coding sequences:
- a CDS encoding phenylacetate--CoA ligase family protein, which codes for MTAFYDERLETLPSEGLRGHQWARVERLAREVYPSNPFIARKWREAGIRAAEDLRSWEDWARLPFTRKPELVEDQAARPPFGSNLTYPLERYVRVHQTSGTTGAPLRWLDTQAAWDWWLRCWGFVLRGAALGPGDRIFFPFSFGLFVGFWAGFEGARALGAMAIPGGGQDSAQRLAAIEALGATAVCCTPSYALHLAQVARERGVDLRRLGVRTAVYAGEPGAGIPAVRARLEEEWGARAHDHAGMTEMGAHGFECEAQAGLHINESEFIAEIIDPATGAPAREGELVLSNLGRPCSPLLRYRTGDRVRAATSPCGCGRTFLRLEGGILGRVDDMLVIRGVNVFPSALEGIIRRFPAVVEFMIEVYRRDEMDEVRLLLEIAESQPRQVAAAVQEALRVDLGIRIETVPAPPQSLPRYELKARRLVRRAGGQVLHSDMVPGPPRSEGTATASAP
- a CDS encoding NUDIX hydrolase, with product MSVPGTPASDPPRPPSRVPWQTASTRPVYQNRWITVREDVALLPDGRTTIYGVVQCAECVGILPFLDRDTVLLVGQYRYVARDFYWEMPTGGQHGSETLEEAAQRELSEEAGYEAGRLVKLCDFHTSKSILREVAHLYIAEALSPAARPPDRTEFIERRAFPFRDVLAMVQRGEIKDSMTVIAVLHAARLRGL
- a CDS encoding DinB family protein, producing MPLPPPVETLWNELQAVRADVLKEVEGLSQAQADWRPGDADWSAGEIIHHLMLAEVGTGKLTSKLLKGAGAGAAPCPGDLTALRPLPSLVTGATEAPAATRPERGRPIAELLADFKAARERSGQSIERMAAVDFRGLTWTHAAFGEMDLSQWWQLQAWHDADHLQQLRALRAAPGFPAR